One Eubacteriales bacterium mix99 genomic window carries:
- a CDS encoding FAD-dependent oxidoreductase translates to MKERTHQADLCVVGGGLAGMCTAISAARHGVRVLLMQDRPVLGGNVSSEIRMWICGAHGENNRETGILEEIELENRYRNPATSFSIWDSVLYEKVKYQENITLLLNCTCNGVTMDGNRIRSVRGWQMTTQTWHTVEAGLFADCSGDSILAPLTGAEYRMGREAAGEFQEDIEPEQADGKTMGMSCLIQARETNRHQEFIPPAWAYSYPTDEDLPCRSHDVKASNFWWIELGGDRDSIDDTEEMRDELLKIAFGVWDHVKNHGDHGAENWTLDWVGFLPGKRESRRYAGDHILTQNDVRAEGRFPDLVAYGGWTMDDHNPAGFRYPGYPTIYHPAPSPFGIPYRCLYSRNIANLFFAGRNISVTHAALSATRVMATCATLGQAVGTACAIAVRDGLSPREVYEKSVKELQQTLMEDDCYLPWQKREICGLTRRAHLHSSEGNPEPLRNGMDRPVGGKDNGWTGLLRESWIEYRFDKPEQIREMRFVFDSDLNRKTHNMPCNFPLSGNDRKVPETLVRTFRIEMEKENGQWETLWHVDNNYQRLLKMEMDIRTSAVRFIPEETWGSQKAHLFAWDVR, encoded by the coding sequence CGGCCATTTCTGCGGCACGGCACGGCGTCCGGGTGCTCTTGATGCAGGACCGGCCGGTTCTTGGCGGCAATGTCTCATCAGAGATACGTATGTGGATCTGCGGAGCTCACGGGGAAAACAACCGCGAGACGGGGATTCTGGAGGAAATTGAGCTGGAAAACAGATACCGGAATCCCGCTACCTCTTTTTCCATATGGGACAGTGTCCTGTATGAAAAGGTAAAATATCAGGAGAATATCACCTTGCTGCTGAATTGTACCTGCAATGGCGTGACGATGGACGGAAATCGTATCCGGTCCGTCCGGGGCTGGCAGATGACGACGCAGACCTGGCATACGGTGGAGGCCGGTCTGTTTGCAGACTGTTCGGGGGACAGCATCCTGGCGCCCCTTACCGGTGCGGAATACCGGATGGGACGGGAAGCGGCGGGTGAGTTTCAGGAAGATATTGAGCCGGAGCAGGCTGACGGGAAGACCATGGGTATGAGCTGCCTGATCCAGGCCCGGGAAACCAATCGGCATCAGGAGTTTATTCCGCCTGCGTGGGCATACTCGTATCCTACGGATGAGGATCTGCCCTGCCGGAGTCATGATGTAAAAGCATCCAACTTCTGGTGGATTGAGCTGGGCGGAGACAGGGACAGCATTGATGATACGGAAGAGATGCGGGATGAACTGCTGAAAATCGCCTTTGGCGTGTGGGATCATGTGAAGAATCACGGAGATCATGGCGCAGAAAACTGGACGCTGGACTGGGTCGGATTTCTCCCGGGAAAGCGGGAAAGCCGCAGGTACGCTGGAGATCATATCCTGACGCAAAATGATGTCCGTGCGGAAGGAAGATTTCCGGATCTGGTTGCCTATGGCGGGTGGACCATGGACGATCACAATCCGGCGGGATTCCGATATCCCGGATATCCGACCATTTATCACCCGGCGCCATCCCCCTTTGGGATCCCTTATCGGTGTTTGTATTCCCGGAACATTGCAAACCTGTTCTTTGCAGGAAGAAATATCAGCGTCACCCATGCAGCCCTCAGTGCCACAAGGGTCATGGCGACCTGCGCCACTTTGGGTCAGGCCGTGGGGACTGCCTGCGCCATAGCGGTAAGGGATGGCCTGAGCCCACGGGAGGTTTATGAAAAAAGCGTGAAGGAACTGCAGCAGACATTGATGGAGGATGATTGCTACCTGCCCTGGCAGAAAAGGGAGATCTGCGGTCTGACCCGGAGGGCCCATCTGCATTCTTCCGAAGGAAATCCGGAGCCGCTGCGAAACGGCATGGATCGTCCCGTAGGCGGCAAGGACAACGGCTGGACCGGATTGCTGCGGGAATCCTGGATCGAATACCGGTTTGACAAGCCGGAGCAAATTCGTGAAATGCGGTTTGTCTTTGACAGCGATCTGAACCGGAAAACGCACAATATGCCCTGCAATTTTCCCCTTTCAGGCAATGACCGGAAGGTTCCGGAGACTCTCGTCCGGACATTCCGGATAGAGATGGAGAAGGAAAACGGGCAATGGGAAACGCTATGGCATGTTGACAACAATTATCAGCGACTGCTGAAAATGGAGATGGATATCCGGACATCTGCTGTTCGTTTCATTCCGGAAGAGACCTGGGGCTCACAGAAAGCCCATTTGTTCGCATGGGATGTCCGGTAA